A window of the Camelus ferus isolate YT-003-E chromosome 22, BCGSAC_Cfer_1.0, whole genome shotgun sequence genome harbors these coding sequences:
- the LOC116659136 gene encoding olfactory receptor 10T2-like yields MLVGFSNLPDLRTTLFALFFFTYLVTLSGNVTIITIIHVDGTLHTPMYRFLALLSLSETCYTLVTIPNMLAHLLMESQTIPVPGCRAQMFFFLGLGCSHCFLLTLMGYDRYVAICHPLRYSMIIRSTVCLCLGALVFFFGFSVALIETSLIFSAPFCRGDRVEHFFCDIAPVLKLSCAESASKVLAIFFLSILVVLVSFLLILLSYAFIVAAIVRIPSAAGRHKAFSTCTAHLTVVVVHFGCASIIYLRPESGGNPSQDRLVAVFYTVVTPLLNPVVYTLRNKETCNVGPTKSRGRRIREGPGYWKSRGAWPPVKKRVKSAALANEKRGKAGPVQEAASRDSALIGGAGVLELGYGSAHARRARTAGRR; encoded by the exons ATGCTGGTGGGTTTCTCCAACCTCCCGGACCTGAGGACCACCCTCTTTGCACTGTTCTTCTTCACCTACCTGGTCACCCTCAGTGGCAatgtcaccatcatcaccatcatccacgTGGATGGGACCCTTCACACCCCCATGTACCGCTTCCTGGCCCTGCTGTCCCTTTCTGAGACCTGCTACACGCTGGTCACCATCCCCAATATGCTGGCTCACCTGCTCATGGAGAGCCAGACTATCCCCGTCCCCGGGTGTCGGGCTCAGATGTTCTTCTTCCTGGGCCTGGGGTGCAGCCACTGCTTCCTCCTTACCCTGATGGGTTACGACCGCTATGTAGCCATCTGCCATCCTTTGCGTTACTCGATGATCATAAGATCCACAGTTTGCCTCTGCTTGGGAGCCCTGGTTTTCTTCTTCGGGTTCTCCGTGGCCTTGATCGAGACCAGCCTGATCTTCTCCGCGCCCTTCTGTCGCGGCGACCGTGTGGAGCACTTCTTCTGCGACATCGCCCCGGTCCTGAAGCTCAGTTGCGCCGAAAGTGCCAGCAAAGTGCTGGCCATCTTCTTTCTGAGTATCCTCGTGGTGCtggtctccttcctcctcatcctcctctcctACGCCTTCATCGTCGCCGCGATCGTGAGGATCCCCTCGGCCGCCGGCAGGCACAAGGCTTTCTCCACCTGCACGGCCCACCTCACCGTGGTCGTTGTGCATTTTGGCTGCGCCTCCATCATCTACCTGCGGCCCGAGTCTGGCGGAAACCCCAGCCAGGACCGCCTGGTGGCTGTGTTCTACACGGTGGTGACACCGCTGCTGAACCCGGTGGTGTACACTCTGCGTAATAAGGAG ACCTGCAACGTGGGACCAACGAAGAGCCGCGGAAGGCGGATCCGCGAGGGTCCCGGCTACTGGAAGAGCCGAGGGGCGTGGCCTCCTGTAAAGAAGCGCGTGAAGTCTGCAGCGCTAGCCaatgagaagagagggaaggcGGGGCCTGTGCAAGAGGCGGCCAGTAGAGACAGTGCTCTTATAGGAGGTGCTGGTGTCCTGGAGCTTGGCTACGGCTCGGCGCACGCGCGTCGGGCCCGGACTGCGGGGCGCCGGTGA
- the ILVBL gene encoding LOW QUALITY PROTEIN: acetolactate synthase-like protein (The sequence of the model RefSeq protein was modified relative to this genomic sequence to represent the inferred CDS: deleted 2 bases in 2 codons), with amino-acid sequence METSTSASPAGGFFPSFLLLAFGTLVAALLGAAHHLGLFYQLMHKVDKASIRHGGENVAAVLRAHSVRFVFTLVGGHISPLLVACEKLGIRVVDTRHEGTAVFAADAVARLTGTVGVAAVTAGPGLTNTVTAVKNAQMAQSPVLLLGGAASTLLQNRGALQAIDQMSLFRPLCKFCASVRRVRDIIPTLRAAMAAAQSGTPGPVFVELPIDVLYPYFMVQKEMVPAKPPKGLIGRGVSWYLENHLANLFAGAWEPQPEGPLPLDIPQASPQQVQHCVEILSRAKRPLMLLGSQAVLPPTPADKLRAAVETLGVPCFLGGMARGLLGRNHPLHIRQNRSAALKKADVVVLAGMVCDFRLSYGRVFSCSSKIIVVNRNWKEMLINSDMFWKPQEAVQGDVGSFVVKLVQGLQGQTWASDWAEELRQADHQKEQTFREKALMPVAQHLNPVRVLQLVEETLPDNSVLVVDGGDFVGTAAHLVQPRGPLRWLDPGAFGTLGVGAGFALGAKLCRPDAEVWCLFGDGAFGYSLIEFDTFVRHKIPVIALIGNDAGWTQISREQVPSLGSNVACGLAYTDYHKAAMGLGAQGLLLSRESEDQVIKVLRDAQQQYQDGHSVVVNILIGRTDFRDGSIAV; translated from the exons ATGGAGACTTCCACGTCCGCCTCCCCTGCAGGGGgcttcttcccctctttcctgCTCCTGGCCTTCGGGACGCTAGTGGCCGCTCTGCTGGGCGCCGCGCACCACCTGGGGCTCTTCTATCAGCTGATGCACAAG GTGGACAAAGCAAGCATCCGGCATGGCGGGGAGAACGTGGCAGCCGTGCTCAGGGCCCACAGTGTGCGGTTCGTTTTCACGCTGGTTGGCGGGCACATTTCCCCACTGCTGGTGGCCTGTGAGAAGCTGGGCATCCGCGTGGTGGACACCCGCCATGAAGGCACAGCTGTCTTTGCTGCGGATGCCGTGGCCCGCCTGACTG GGACAGTGGGCGTGGCAGCAGTGACGGCAGGTCCCGGCCTCACCAACACAGTGACGGCA GTGAAGAATGCCCAGATGGCCCAGTCCCCAGTGCTGCTTCTGGGTGGGGCTGCCAGCACCCTGCTGCAG AACCGGGGTGCGCTCCAGGCTATCGATCAGATGTCCCTGTTCCGGCCACTTTGCAAGTTTTGTGCTTCTGTGCGGAGGGTGCGGGATATCATCCCAACCCTGAGGGCTGCGATGGCTGCTGCTCAGTCAGGCACCCCAG GCCCGGTGTTTGTGGAACTGCCTATTGACGTGCTGTACCCTTACTTCATGGTTCAGAAGGAGATGGTGCCAGCCAAGCCACCCAAGGGCCTCATAGGTCGAGGGGTCTCCTG GTACTTAGAGAATCACCTGGCCAACCTCTTTGCAGGAGCCTGGGAGCCTCAGCCTGAGGGGCCCCTGCCACTGGACATCCCCCAGGCTTCCCCCCAGCAG GTTCAGCACTGTGTAGAGATCTTGAGCCGGGCCAAAAGGCCCCTTATGCTGCTCGGGAGCCAGGCTGTGCTGCCCCCGACACCTGCAGACAAACTTCG GGCTGCTGTGGAGACCCTGGGCGTTCCCTGCTTCCTGGGGGGGATGGCTCGGGGGCTGCTGGGCCGCAACCACCCCCTCCACATCCGGCAGAACCGCAGCGCCGCCCTGAAGAAGGCAGATGTCGTTGTCCTAGCAG GAATGGTGTGTGACTTCCGCCTGTCCTATGGCCGTGTCTTCAGC TGCAGCAGCAAAATCATCGTTGTCAACCGTAACTGGAAGGAGATGTTGATCAACTCGGACATGTTCTGGAAGCCCCAGGAGGCTGTGCAGG gagACGTGGGCTCCTTCGTGGTCAAGTTGGTGCAGGGCCTTCAGGGCCAGACATGGGCCTCAGACTGGGCAGAGGAGCTTCGGCAGGCTGACCACCAGAAGGAGCAGACCTTTCG GGAAAAGGCGTTGATGCCCGTAGCCCAGCACCTTAACCCAGTGCGGGTGCTGCAGCTGGTGGAGGAGACTCTGCCTGACAATTCAGTTCTGGTGGTCGATGGTGGGGACTTCGTGGGCACTGCCGCCCACCTGGTGCAGCCCCGTGGCCCCCTGCGCTGGCTTGATCCTG GGGCCTTCGGGACTCTGGGGGTTGGTGCAGGATTTGCACTCGGGGCCAAACTATGTCGGCCGGATGCTGAG GTCTGGTGCCTCTTTGGGGATGGAGCCTTTGGCTACAGCCTCATCGAATTTGACACCTTTGTCAGACACAAG ATCCCAGTGATCGCCTTGATAGGGAATGATGCTGGCTGGACTCAGATTTCTCGGGAGCAAGTGCCCTCTCTGGGCAGCAATGTGGCCTGTGGCTTGGCTTACACTG ATTATCACAAGGCAGCCATGGGACTGGGGGCCCAGGGCTTGCTGCTTTCACGAGAGAGTGAGGATCAGGTGATCAAGGTGTTGCGTGATGCCCAGCAGCAGTACCAAGATGGCCACTCGGTCGTCGTCAACATCCTCATCGGGAGGACAGACTTCCGAGATGGCTCCATTGCTGTGTAG